In Leeia aquatica, a single window of DNA contains:
- the cheZ gene encoding protein phosphatase CheZ — MASMSSMDPSAMSEPAKSMFTQIGMMTRKLHDALRELGFDKSIEKVVAEAIPDARDRLAYVAKLTEQAADKVLSAVDLAKPLQEKLTDDSVALSQRWDKLFANQLSVDEFKALVGETRTFLQRTHSDAKQTDSVLLDIMMAQDFQDLTGQVIKKIVEMAKEMEVQLYNFLVEYTPGAAKKPEVHGQLENGPVISAEGRSDVVTDQSQVDDLLASLGF; from the coding sequence ATGGCATCGATGAGTTCTATGGATCCATCAGCCATGTCCGAGCCTGCCAAGTCCATGTTTACCCAGATCGGCATGATGACACGCAAGCTACATGATGCGTTGCGAGAGCTGGGCTTCGACAAGTCTATTGAGAAGGTGGTTGCAGAAGCCATACCTGACGCTCGGGATCGGCTGGCTTATGTCGCTAAATTGACAGAGCAGGCAGCGGACAAGGTTCTGAGTGCGGTTGATCTGGCCAAGCCGCTTCAGGAAAAGCTGACCGATGACTCGGTAGCCTTGTCGCAACGTTGGGACAAGCTCTTTGCCAACCAGCTGAGCGTGGATGAGTTCAAAGCATTGGTGGGGGAGACCCGCACCTTTCTGCAGCGTACGCACTCGGATGCCAAGCAGACCGATAGTGTATTGCTCGACATCATGATGGCGCAGGACTTCCAGGATCTGACCGGTCAGGTGATCAAGAAGATCGTCGAGATGGCCAAGGAAATGGAAGTTCAGCTGTACAACTTCCTGGTGGAATATACCCCGGGTGCCGCCAAGAAGCCGGAAGTACACGGTCAACTGGAGAATGGTCCGGTGATCAGTGCCGAAGGCCGCAGCGATGTGGTCACCGACCAGTCGCAAGTGGATGACCTGTTGGCCAGCCTGGGCTTCTAA
- the tmk gene encoding dTMP kinase yields the protein MAGARGQFISLEGVDGAGKTTHLHWLVQFVAEREIPHVVSREPGGTPLAEKLRELLLHDSMSMDTEALLLFAARQQHLDELVRPQLAQGNWVICDRFTDASYAYQCGGRGLPAARLAVLEQWVHADLQPDLTLLFDVPPEVSYERVRMARDPDRFEQQDIEFFRRVRNAYLQRAAADPGRFCIVDANRSLHAIQQELQHVMEAYCDRHAR from the coding sequence ATGGCAGGGGCACGCGGACAGTTCATATCGCTGGAAGGAGTGGATGGTGCGGGCAAGACCACCCACTTGCACTGGCTGGTGCAGTTTGTTGCGGAGCGAGAGATCCCGCATGTCGTCAGCCGCGAGCCAGGTGGTACGCCGCTGGCCGAGAAGCTGCGTGAGCTGCTGTTGCATGACAGCATGAGCATGGATACCGAAGCCCTGCTGTTGTTTGCTGCCCGCCAGCAGCATCTGGACGAGCTCGTACGCCCTCAGCTAGCCCAGGGCAACTGGGTGATTTGCGATCGCTTCACCGATGCCAGCTACGCTTATCAGTGCGGTGGCCGAGGCTTGCCTGCCGCGCGGCTGGCGGTATTGGAGCAGTGGGTACATGCTGACTTGCAGCCGGATCTGACCTTGCTGTTTGATGTGCCGCCCGAGGTGAGCTACGAGCGAGTACGCATGGCGCGAGACCCAGACCGCTTTGAACAGCAGGACATCGAGTTCTTCCGCCGCGTCCGCAATGCCTATTTGCAGCGCGCGGCGGCAGACCCTGGGCGCTTCTGCATTGTGGATGCCAATCGCAGTCTGCATGCCATTCAACAAGAGCTGCAGCACGTGATGGAGGCTTACTGTGACCGACACGCCCGCTGA
- a CDS encoding TatD family hydrolase: MFVDSHCHLNFPELSADLPHYLNAMVENQVSHALVVSVNQREMPQVLALAEQYPHLFASVGVHPDHQGEPELSVADLCRLADHPKVVAIGETGLDYYRLEGDLEWQRERFRTHIRAARETGKPLIIHTRSAAEDTLRLMREERAGEVGGVLHCFTESQSVADQAMEMGFYISFSGIVTFKKAVELKAVAQSIPLERMLIETDAPYLAPVPFRGKLNHPALVRHVAEEIAVLRNVPLTTIASVTTDNFFRLFHHARAAA, from the coding sequence ATGTTTGTCGATTCACACTGCCACCTCAATTTTCCGGAACTGTCTGCCGATCTGCCGCACTACCTGAACGCCATGGTAGAGAACCAGGTCAGTCATGCCCTAGTCGTTTCCGTCAACCAGCGTGAAATGCCGCAGGTGCTGGCGCTGGCGGAACAGTACCCCCATCTGTTTGCTTCAGTCGGGGTGCATCCAGACCATCAGGGTGAGCCCGAGTTGAGTGTAGCCGATCTGTGTCGCCTGGCTGACCATCCCAAGGTCGTGGCCATTGGCGAGACCGGTCTGGACTATTACCGGCTGGAGGGTGATCTGGAATGGCAACGCGAGCGGTTTCGTACCCATATCCGCGCTGCTCGGGAAACCGGCAAGCCGCTGATCATTCATACCCGCAGTGCGGCGGAAGATACCCTGCGCCTGATGCGGGAGGAGCGTGCAGGGGAGGTGGGTGGCGTACTGCATTGCTTTACCGAGAGCCAGTCGGTTGCCGATCAGGCCATGGAGATGGGCTTTTATATTTCCTTCTCCGGTATCGTCACCTTCAAGAAGGCGGTAGAGCTCAAGGCGGTGGCCCAAAGCATTCCGCTTGAGCGCATGCTGATCGAGACGGACGCGCCTTATCTGGCTCCAGTGCCGTTCCGTGGCAAGCTGAATCACCCGGCACTGGTGCGCCATGTGGCTGAGGAAATCGCGGTACTGCGGAATGTACCGTTGACGACCATCGCTTCGGTGACGACCGATAATTTCTTCCGGCTGTTCCACCACGCCAGGGCGGCCGCATGA
- a CDS encoding EAL and HDOD domain-containing protein: MNTPANNNAFVGRQPILNRQQQLIGYELLFRLHAESSTAEFSSDLQAGTNVLVNTLSNMGAEWLVGNKLAFINVAQAMLQSNFLELLHPQRVVLEIVETVNATQALVERARELRGQGFSIALDDFVLTPQTAPFLEVANYVKLDVRELGLDNAIAMSKQLRKYPALQIAEKVETKEEFRRLHDAGFDAFQGYYFAHPETLTAKVINPAYANILSLLNMLRNNAEIKQIEEALKRDVALSFKLLRYINSAGFGLSCEIQSFRHAVTILGYQKLYRWLTLLLVTAGADNPGASALMKMAVTRGRFVELIGEHFLDGIDRDNLFIVGVFSLLDVMLEMPMDKVLENLLLPETVSDALLTQEGMYGPFLKLAIACENPEAGEIERLAEQVQISPELLNKAHMGSLAWVEQLGV; encoded by the coding sequence ATGAATACACCAGCCAATAACAACGCGTTTGTCGGACGCCAGCCCATCTTGAATCGGCAGCAACAATTGATCGGTTATGAGCTGCTGTTCCGCCTGCATGCCGAGTCCTCCACTGCTGAGTTTTCCAGTGATCTGCAGGCCGGGACCAATGTGCTGGTTAATACCCTGTCCAATATGGGTGCTGAATGGTTGGTCGGCAACAAGCTGGCCTTCATCAATGTGGCACAGGCCATGCTGCAGAGTAATTTTCTGGAACTGCTGCACCCGCAACGCGTTGTGCTGGAAATTGTTGAAACGGTGAATGCGACTCAGGCACTGGTTGAACGCGCTCGTGAACTGCGCGGGCAGGGCTTCTCCATCGCGCTGGATGACTTTGTCCTTACCCCGCAGACGGCCCCTTTTCTGGAGGTGGCCAACTACGTCAAGCTGGATGTGCGCGAGCTGGGTCTGGATAATGCCATTGCCATGTCCAAGCAGCTGCGCAAGTATCCAGCCCTGCAGATTGCGGAAAAGGTGGAAACCAAGGAAGAATTCCGCCGCCTGCACGATGCCGGGTTTGACGCCTTCCAGGGCTACTACTTTGCGCATCCGGAAACCCTCACCGCCAAAGTGATCAACCCGGCCTACGCCAACATCCTCTCTCTGCTCAACATGCTGCGCAACAATGCCGAGATCAAGCAGATTGAGGAAGCGCTGAAGCGGGATGTGGCGCTGTCGTTCAAGCTGTTGCGCTACATCAACTCGGCGGGGTTTGGCCTCTCTTGCGAGATCCAGTCTTTCCGGCATGCGGTGACCATTCTGGGCTACCAGAAACTGTATCGCTGGCTGACCCTGCTGCTGGTAACGGCGGGTGCAGATAACCCCGGTGCATCGGCCCTGATGAAGATGGCGGTGACCCGTGGCCGTTTCGTTGAGCTGATCGGTGAGCATTTCCTTGATGGCATCGACCGTGACAACCTGTTCATTGTCGGGGTGTTCTCGCTTCTGGATGTGATGCTGGAAATGCCGATGGACAAGGTGCTGGAAAACCTGCTGCTGCCGGAGACGGTGAGTGATGCGCTGCTGACGCAGGAAGGCATGTATGGCCCCTTCCTCAAACTGGCGATCGCGTGCGAAAATCCTGAGGCGGGTGAAATCGAACGTTTGGCCGAACAGGTGCAGATCAGCCCGGAGCTGCTGAACAAGGCGCATATGGGTTCGCTGGCCTGGGTGGAGCAGTTGGGCGTATAA
- the cheY gene encoding chemotaxis response regulator CheY: MTDKNMKFLVVDDFSTMRRIVRNLLKELGFSNVDEAEDGQIGLHKLQNGQFDFVVSDWNMPNMTGIELLRAVRADPNLKQLPFLMITAEAKKENIIEAATAGASGYIVKPFTAATLDEKLNKIFQNLGK; this comes from the coding sequence ATGACTGACAAGAACATGAAATTCCTGGTGGTGGATGACTTTTCCACCATGCGTCGCATTGTGAGGAATTTGCTGAAGGAACTGGGTTTCTCCAATGTGGATGAAGCCGAAGACGGGCAGATTGGCCTGCACAAGCTGCAAAATGGCCAGTTTGACTTCGTGGTGTCCGACTGGAACATGCCCAATATGACCGGCATTGAGTTGCTGAGAGCGGTGCGGGCAGACCCTAACCTGAAGCAATTGCCCTTCCTGATGATCACGGCAGAGGCGAAGAAGGAAAACATCATTGAGGCTGCTACGGCTGGCGCCAGTGGCTACATCGTGAAGCCCTTCACGGCGGCCACGCTGGACGAGAAGCTCAACAAAATCTTCCAGAACCTCGGAAAATAA
- the holB gene encoding DNA polymerase III subunit delta', translated as MTDTPAEARVQQPLPWHADAWQQLHLRRQRLPHALLMTGYAGIGKQQFAQALAASLLCEQVQTNGHACGHCTACNWLAQGTHPDFRRIGLAVEAAEEGEANKRSGQWISIGQIRDLAEFVQLSSHRQGLRVVLLEAADRLNSYAANALLKTLEEPPERVMFLLVSDQLHRVLPTIRSRCQQVLLPMPEAQQARQWLQTQGQVPDALLDLAGGMPLLAQRYQQEGWSGEWQQVVEWLSRPKQEPVSLVAGWSKLPLPALHDWISKWLHDLLQVTSAGMPRYYPARQEALQTLAARADRQALLACLNTVQQAKPLLTHPLNAKLVMEQWLFAYRGLWQKRAAG; from the coding sequence GTGACCGACACGCCCGCTGAAGCCCGTGTGCAGCAACCCTTGCCGTGGCATGCGGATGCCTGGCAGCAGCTCCACCTGCGCCGCCAGCGTCTGCCGCATGCCTTGTTGATGACCGGCTATGCCGGTATCGGTAAACAACAGTTTGCCCAGGCCTTGGCCGCCAGTCTGCTGTGCGAGCAGGTTCAGACAAATGGTCACGCGTGCGGTCATTGCACGGCCTGCAACTGGCTGGCACAGGGTACTCACCCGGACTTTCGTCGTATCGGACTGGCGGTAGAAGCTGCTGAAGAGGGCGAGGCCAACAAACGCAGCGGCCAATGGATCAGCATTGGGCAGATTCGGGATCTGGCCGAATTCGTGCAGCTTTCCTCACATCGGCAGGGTTTGCGGGTGGTGCTACTGGAAGCCGCCGACCGCTTGAACAGCTATGCGGCCAATGCGCTGCTGAAGACGCTGGAAGAGCCGCCGGAGCGGGTCATGTTCCTGCTGGTCAGCGATCAGCTGCACCGTGTCCTGCCCACCATTCGCAGCCGCTGCCAGCAAGTGCTGCTGCCCATGCCGGAAGCGCAGCAGGCCCGGCAATGGTTGCAGACACAGGGGCAGGTGCCGGATGCCTTGCTGGATCTGGCGGGGGGCATGCCTTTGCTGGCGCAGCGCTATCAGCAGGAAGGTTGGTCAGGCGAGTGGCAGCAGGTGGTGGAGTGGCTGTCTCGCCCGAAGCAGGAACCGGTTTCTCTGGTTGCAGGCTGGAGCAAGCTGCCGCTGCCCGCATTGCATGACTGGATCAGCAAGTGGCTGCATGACTTGCTGCAGGTGACTAGCGCCGGTATGCCACGCTATTACCCAGCCAGGCAGGAAGCGCTGCAAACGCTGGCCGCCCGGGCTGATCGGCAGGCGCTGCTGGCGTGCCTGAACACGGTACAACAAGCCAAACCCTTGCTTACCCACCCGTTGAATGCCAAACTGGTGATGGAACAATGGCTGTTTGCCTACCGTGGATTGTGGCAGAAGCGGGCGGCAGGCTAA
- a CDS encoding MBL fold metallo-hydrolase, with protein MTSVLVLGAGSSAGTPVVACTCPVCTEAHPRNLRSRASCLIEHQGVQLLVDTGPDMRTQMLREKVSRVDAVLYTHPHADHLNGIDDLRAFCFRQQQAIPVYGNPFTMRNIEERFGYVTLPPTAHWERPVLTLNPVEAPFTVQGVTVTPIPLLHGNWPILGYRVGKVAWLTDVSTIPESSWPLLEGLELLFLDCLRQRPHHTHMSLDEAMVAASRIQAQQTWFIHMTHDIDANALRTQLPDGMDFAWDGLRLTTS; from the coding sequence ATGACCTCTGTCCTGGTGCTGGGGGCAGGCTCTTCGGCGGGTACGCCGGTGGTTGCCTGCACCTGCCCGGTATGTACGGAGGCACATCCGCGTAACCTGCGCAGCCGAGCCTCGTGTTTGATTGAGCATCAAGGCGTGCAGCTGCTGGTGGATACCGGCCCTGACATGCGCACTCAGATGCTGCGAGAGAAGGTCAGCCGGGTCGATGCGGTGCTGTATACCCATCCCCATGCCGATCACCTCAATGGCATTGATGACCTGCGCGCGTTCTGCTTTCGTCAGCAACAGGCCATCCCGGTGTATGGCAACCCGTTCACCATGCGCAATATTGAAGAGCGCTTTGGCTATGTGACGCTACCACCCACGGCCCACTGGGAACGCCCGGTATTGACGCTCAACCCGGTTGAAGCTCCCTTTACCGTACAAGGGGTGACGGTGACGCCCATCCCGCTGCTGCATGGTAACTGGCCGATTCTTGGCTATCGGGTGGGCAAGGTGGCCTGGCTCACCGATGTCTCGACTATTCCGGAGTCTAGCTGGCCGCTGCTGGAAGGCTTGGAGCTGCTGTTTCTGGATTGCTTGCGGCAGCGCCCTCACCATACCCACATGAGCCTGGATGAGGCCATGGTGGCAGCAAGCCGCATTCAGGCGCAGCAAACCTGGTTCATTCACATGACTCACGACATTGATGCCAATGCACTGCGCACGCAGTTGCCGGATGGCATGGACTTCGCGTGGGATGGCTTGCGCCTGACTACCAGCTAA
- a CDS encoding chemotaxis protein → MSELLKKIDARTKLAGTNKLEILLFTLGMDQRTGRRENFGINVFKVREVMRTPEITHAPEMPACVEGMVSLRGALVPVVDLAKYTGVQTTSRPEIMIVTEYNGHTQGFLVEAVDTILRLDWSQMRVPPDMLTAQMGGIITAVTELDNGRLVMMMDVEKVLAETSSYDDSLSYANIRKVPKPRTIYFADDSTVARKQIATTLDIMGVKYHFAINGKRAWEELDKMAALAEANGQEMKDIVNLILTDVEMPEMDGYMLTKNIKTDPRFRGIPVLMHSSLSGMQNQKLGYSVGVDEYVAKFEPQRLAETLTRLLQVEE, encoded by the coding sequence GTGTCTGAACTACTCAAAAAAATCGACGCACGGACCAAACTGGCAGGGACCAACAAGCTGGAAATCCTGCTGTTTACGCTGGGGATGGATCAGCGCACGGGTCGCCGCGAAAACTTCGGCATCAATGTGTTCAAGGTGCGGGAGGTGATGCGGACTCCGGAAATCACCCATGCACCGGAAATGCCGGCCTGCGTGGAAGGGATGGTCAGCCTGCGTGGCGCGCTGGTGCCGGTGGTGGATCTGGCCAAATACACGGGTGTACAAACCACCTCCCGCCCCGAGATCATGATCGTGACCGAGTACAACGGTCATACCCAAGGCTTTCTGGTGGAAGCCGTGGATACCATCCTGCGGCTGGACTGGTCGCAGATGCGGGTACCGCCGGACATGCTGACCGCGCAGATGGGGGGGATCATTACGGCGGTGACCGAGCTGGATAATGGCCGGCTGGTGATGATGATGGACGTGGAAAAAGTGCTGGCAGAAACCAGCAGCTACGATGACTCCCTCAGCTACGCCAATATTCGCAAAGTACCCAAGCCCCGCACCATCTATTTTGCCGATGATTCCACCGTGGCGCGCAAACAGATTGCGACGACGCTGGACATCATGGGGGTTAAATACCACTTTGCCATCAACGGCAAGCGGGCGTGGGAAGAGCTCGACAAGATGGCCGCTCTGGCTGAAGCCAATGGCCAGGAGATGAAAGATATCGTCAACCTGATCCTGACCGACGTGGAAATGCCGGAAATGGATGGTTACATGTTGACCAAGAACATCAAGACGGACCCTCGTTTTCGTGGCATCCCGGTGCTGATGCATTCCTCGCTGTCCGGCATGCAGAACCAGAAGTTAGGGTATTCCGTTGGGGTGGATGAGTACGTGGCCAAGTTTGAACCACAACGGCTTGCTGAAACGCTGACCCGCCTGCTTCAGGTGGAAGAATGA
- a CDS encoding chemotaxis protein CheA translates to MSEFGGMEDLLQDFLTESSDMLSDVDNKLVELEKRPGDKKLLNDIFRGFHTIKGGAGFLNVDPLVTLCHRTENLFDKLRNDEMQLTAGIMDQILAATAVVRDMFGYLAQGRQPGPAPQQLLDTLDAVLEGRSPDAAPAAAAPAPAPVASPTPAAAATVGSGGGEPDWNHLYNSLLGSTPVSAPAAAPAQAPAAPAAAPASQTALEQAPAKPAAAANLVPSPGVARAAPAAAASAAPAPTQGVQQLAAPETTIRIDTNRLDQVLNLSGEIGLTKNRLTTLRSDILQGRNDALTLRALDEAIGQLDLLVSDLQNAVMKTRMQPIGRLFQKYPRLARDLARQLGKDVELVITGEETELDKTMIEDLNDPLVHLVRNAVDHGIETREERVMIGKPEKSLVQLTATQVGDHIVIEITDDGKGMKPEVIRQKAIEKGVIKAEEANNLDDKQSLMLIFLPGFSTKDQISNVSGRGVGMDVVKTNIQKMNGRIDIQSIPGEGTRFTISLPLTLAILPVLVVRVCDQPFAVPLAMVREIIPLSKEDIQQVSGKATMVVRDEILSVRSLASLIGWQDTKPPAFGVLMQSAENSFVLAIETFVGRDDVVIKPLQNIKPKGIAGATLSGDGSVVLVLDMEDLLAELGSDKAGTLFEMA, encoded by the coding sequence ATGAGTGAATTTGGTGGAATGGAAGACCTGCTGCAGGATTTCCTGACAGAGTCCTCCGACATGCTGTCTGATGTCGACAACAAACTGGTGGAGCTGGAGAAGCGCCCCGGTGACAAGAAGCTGCTGAATGATATCTTTCGCGGCTTTCACACCATCAAAGGCGGCGCAGGCTTCCTGAATGTGGACCCCTTGGTAACCCTCTGCCACCGGACAGAAAACCTGTTCGACAAGCTGCGCAACGATGAAATGCAGCTGACAGCCGGGATCATGGACCAGATTCTGGCGGCAACCGCTGTGGTGCGTGACATGTTTGGCTATCTGGCGCAAGGTCGTCAACCTGGGCCGGCACCACAACAGCTGCTCGATACGCTCGATGCGGTCCTTGAAGGCCGTTCACCGGATGCCGCACCTGCCGCAGCCGCACCGGCTCCGGCACCCGTGGCATCGCCCACCCCTGCGGCAGCCGCTACTGTAGGCAGCGGGGGCGGGGAGCCTGACTGGAACCACCTGTACAACAGCCTGCTGGGCAGTACGCCAGTGTCGGCTCCGGCTGCGGCGCCAGCCCAGGCTCCTGCGGCACCGGCTGCCGCGCCTGCAAGTCAGACCGCACTGGAACAGGCGCCTGCCAAACCTGCGGCCGCTGCCAATCTGGTGCCCAGCCCGGGTGTGGCTCGTGCAGCACCGGCAGCCGCTGCCAGTGCTGCTCCGGCTCCGACGCAAGGTGTACAGCAGCTGGCTGCGCCAGAAACCACCATCCGTATCGATACCAATCGCCTGGATCAGGTGTTGAACCTGTCTGGTGAAATCGGTTTGACCAAAAACCGGCTGACCACACTGCGCAGTGACATCCTGCAGGGGCGCAATGATGCACTGACCCTGCGCGCGCTGGATGAAGCGATTGGGCAACTGGACTTGCTGGTATCCGACTTGCAGAACGCGGTGATGAAAACCCGCATGCAGCCGATAGGTCGTCTGTTCCAGAAGTATCCACGGCTGGCCCGCGATCTGGCGCGTCAGTTGGGCAAGGATGTTGAGCTGGTGATCACGGGTGAAGAGACCGAGCTCGACAAGACCATGATTGAGGATTTGAACGATCCTCTCGTGCATCTGGTGCGCAATGCGGTTGATCACGGCATTGAAACGCGCGAAGAGCGGGTCATGATCGGCAAGCCAGAGAAAAGCCTGGTGCAGCTGACGGCAACGCAAGTCGGTGACCACATCGTCATTGAAATTACGGATGACGGTAAAGGCATGAAACCGGAAGTGATCCGGCAGAAGGCCATCGAGAAGGGCGTCATCAAGGCTGAAGAGGCCAACAATCTCGATGACAAGCAGAGCCTGATGCTGATCTTCCTGCCGGGTTTCTCGACCAAGGATCAGATTTCCAATGTGTCGGGCCGTGGCGTCGGCATGGATGTGGTGAAAACCAACATCCAGAAGATGAATGGCCGTATCGACATTCAGTCGATCCCGGGCGAGGGTACCCGCTTTACCATCAGCCTGCCGCTGACCCTGGCGATTCTGCCGGTGCTGGTGGTCCGCGTCTGCGACCAGCCATTTGCTGTGCCACTGGCCATGGTTCGCGAGATCATTCCGCTGTCCAAGGAGGACATCCAGCAAGTATCTGGCAAGGCGACCATGGTGGTACGTGACGAGATTCTCTCAGTGCGCTCTCTTGCCAGCCTGATTGGCTGGCAAGACACCAAGCCTCCCGCTTTTGGTGTGTTGATGCAGTCTGCTGAAAATTCTTTTGTCCTGGCGATCGAAACTTTCGTCGGACGGGATGACGTAGTGATAAAACCGTTGCAAAATATCAAGCCGAAAGGCATCGCGGGCGCCACCCTCTCCGGGGACGGCTCCGTGGTGCTGGTACTCGACATGGAAGACCTGCTGGCTGAACTGGGTTCAGACAAGGCGGGGACCCTGTTCGAAATGGCCTGA
- a CDS encoding PilZ domain-containing protein: MAEAPKAPLTRPGVMSLTIKEKASLYAAFMPFITGGGLFVPTPRQYSLGDEVFLLLTLLDEPTKYTVTGKVVWVTPQGAQGSRSQGIGVQFSNNEFGTAARNKIEGILGGHLQSNRSTHTM; encoded by the coding sequence ATGGCTGAAGCACCGAAAGCCCCGTTGACCCGCCCTGGGGTCATGTCCCTCACCATCAAGGAAAAGGCCAGTCTGTATGCGGCCTTCATGCCTTTCATCACGGGTGGCGGCCTGTTTGTCCCCACCCCTCGGCAGTACAGCCTGGGTGATGAGGTGTTTCTGCTGCTGACCCTGCTGGATGAGCCAACCAAATATACGGTGACGGGCAAGGTGGTCTGGGTAACCCCGCAAGGGGCGCAGGGCAGCCGCTCGCAAGGCATCGGTGTCCAGTTCAGCAACAATGAATTCGGCACTGCCGCCCGCAACAAGATCGAGGGCATTCTGGGAGGGCATTTGCAGTCCAACCGGTCTACCCACACCATGTAA
- a CDS encoding chemotaxis protein — translation MSGKTPENLLESIDARTKLAGSNKMEILLFSLGTGEIFGINVFKVREVSQTPHITKTPNMPVGVEGVISLRGNIIPIISLAKFVSPGAIKSSEQTMIVTEFSRHTQAFLVHDVDRIIRVDWDKVRSPEGVLAGGGQGLITAVTELPDGKLVSILDVEQILASVIGEKVIPDVQVGEVRDDIYMFFCDDSVVARREITGVLDKIGVKYHQANNGKEAWDKLQNLANRVFGEGEMLRDHLKLILVDAEMPEMDGYVLTKNIKGDQRFRGIPVVMHSSLSSNANRAMGSSVGVDAYVAKFDPVVLAETIKPLLIN, via the coding sequence ATGTCCGGTAAAACGCCTGAAAACCTGCTGGAAAGCATAGACGCCCGTACCAAGCTGGCGGGGTCCAACAAGATGGAAATCCTGCTGTTCTCTCTGGGGACCGGTGAGATTTTCGGCATCAATGTGTTCAAGGTGCGTGAGGTGTCGCAGACGCCACACATCACCAAGACGCCGAATATGCCGGTTGGGGTGGAAGGGGTGATTTCCCTGCGCGGGAACATCATCCCCATCATCTCCCTGGCCAAGTTCGTCAGCCCGGGGGCGATCAAGAGCAGTGAGCAGACCATGATTGTGACCGAATTCAGCCGGCATACCCAGGCATTTCTGGTGCATGACGTGGACCGCATCATCCGGGTGGACTGGGATAAGGTCCGCTCCCCGGAGGGGGTGCTGGCGGGCGGAGGGCAAGGTCTGATTACGGCCGTAACCGAATTACCGGACGGCAAGCTGGTGTCGATTCTGGATGTCGAGCAGATTCTGGCTTCGGTGATCGGTGAGAAGGTGATCCCCGATGTTCAGGTTGGTGAAGTGCGTGATGACATCTACATGTTCTTCTGTGATGACTCCGTGGTGGCGCGGCGAGAAATTACCGGCGTGCTCGACAAGATCGGTGTCAAGTACCACCAGGCCAACAATGGCAAGGAAGCCTGGGACAAGCTGCAGAACCTGGCCAACCGGGTGTTCGGTGAAGGAGAAATGCTGCGCGACCATTTGAAGCTGATCCTGGTCGATGCCGAAATGCCTGAGATGGATGGCTACGTGCTGACCAAGAATATCAAAGGGGACCAGCGTTTCCGTGGTATCCCGGTGGTCATGCACTCTTCGTTGTCTTCCAATGCCAACCGGGCCATGGGAAGCAGCGTTGGGGTGGACGCTTATGTGGCAAAATTCGATCCTGTGGTATTGGCGGAAACCATCAAGCCGCTGTTGATCAATTAA